The DNA region AGTTGCCAAACTGGTGGTTGACACTTCGCTTGTTCAGCCATTTGTAAATAAACCGCCTCACACAAACCTTCTTCATGGCCAAGTGCGAGATTTTTAGAGGTAAACTTCACCAGCCAAGCCTCATCTCCAAGCTGAGCGAAGGTTCGACAATGCTGAGTTTCCCCAGCAGGCATATAAATTTGTGCCTTAGGTCTGGCCCCACCCGAACTACCTCCGGCGACTAATGCGGCCAACACCTGTTGAGTATGCCCATCTAACTCATCGTGGTTGTCGTCCATATAATCTGACATTGAAGCATCGAACAGCGTTTGTGCTTCTAAGCCCAAGGTTGCTAAATCAATGTCCGCGTATGTCGTGGCTGAAAACTCAGACACCGGAGAAAAAGACAGCGCTCCCATGCCTTTATCACCGACAAAGGCCAGTCTATCCATCGCCGTTAATTGATTAGGTAGGATGCCCTTTTGCCGGAAAATACGATCTTGTAACAACATGCCCCAGCCATCGGGCAAACAATCTCCAAATACGCCATGTACACCTTGGTGCGGCGCTTTAGGTGCGGCTTGAACTAGCGTATTCGCTTGCAAGGTAAACGGTGATAAATTGCCAAACTGCTGCAAATAGTCGTCAGTATACTGAAAAAAAACGCCTTGCCGATTCTGCGCCAAGACTCCAACAGATATCTGCTTACCTGAGCTTAGCGTACGAGTAACATTAAGCTTCTGAATCGGTTTAAAACTCATCTTTTAGCACCTCATCAATACTCGTGGGTATAGCAGCGCGTTCTTTGCTAAGTTGCGTGAGCTGATAAAGCCTATCTAGCGAATCAAGTGTCTGCCATAGCAACAGCAATTGACGAAATGAAATTTGCCCGGTCAGCTCAAATTTCTTAATGGTGGCCGCAGGTACACAGCTTCGCTCAGCCAATGCAGCGCGCGACAGCTTTGCCTGCTTGCGTAACTCACGTAAATAAGCCGCATAAGCTTGGCTTACATCGGTATCATCAAGTAAGGTAAAATTCATCCGCAAAGACCAAATGGATACAGTTATATCCATTATAGCGAAATAAAACAGAACTTGGATACTATAATATCCATCAGTGCGTAGAGTGTTGAAAAAATTACTCGATAAAGCCCTTCAAAACTGCTACTTTTAAGTACTAACAGCAGCAAAAAAACGGCACTTTTTTTCCATTGCTAACCACTAAGATTTCGTAAAAGCCATAGGCAAGTGGTGGGCAGTTTGGTGGGCAAACAGGCATTTTTGAACGGTTTCTTTTCGATAAATCATTGATTTTGTTAGGGTCTAACCCGCTACTCAATGAGCAGATCCAGAATATTGAGTAAGCATGAATCGACAATGGCTATCGCGTAATTTGAAGTTTCATGATCTTGTATCGAAATAGCAGAACAAAAGGCTTAAATTCGTAGCAAATACTGCTATGATTTTGGCTAGCAGTAACCATTCTGACAGGTGAGCATGACTAATTCAGGTACCCTCTATATTGTTTCTGCACCCAGTGGTGCAGGCAAAACCAGTTTGTTAAAGGCGATGATTACCGATACCGATGGCGTGCGCATTTCGGTATCGCACACGACTCGTCAGCAACGAGCGGGCGAAGTAGACGGACAAGATTATCATTTCGTTGCGGTCGCTGAGTTTCAGCAGATGATCAGCGACGGAGCCTTCCTCGAGTACGCCCAAGTGTTCGACAACTACTATGGCACCTCGCGGCAGTCGGTGCAGCAGCAGCTTGATGAAGGCATTGATGTTATTCTCGAAATTGACTGGCAGGGTGCTCGGCAAATCCGTCAGTTGATGCCCAAAGCCCGCAGTATCTTTATTTTACCACCGTCTCGTGAAGCGCTTGCTGAGCGACTGCAGGGGCGTGGGCAAGATGATCAATCGGTGATAGAGCGTCGCATGGCCGCCGCGAAAGAAGAAATGTCACACTTTAACGAGTACGATTATTTGCTCATTAACGATGATTTTGATGTGGCGAAACAAGAGTTGGCTGCAATTTTTATCGCCGAACGGCAAATGATGGCCAGTCAAACGCAACGGCATGAGCAATTAATCAACAATCTTTTGGCGTAGGGCTGGTTTCTGGGTTATTATAGACGGCTATTTTGCGCTGCTGTGGTGAAGCCAGGTCAGCGGCGGCTAAGTCAATTTTTAAGTAAGTGGAGAGAAGCGAATGGCACGAGTGACCGTTCAAGATGCAGTCGATAAGATTGGTAACCGATTTGATCTCGTATTGGTGTCGTCTAAGCGCGCCCGTCAATTAGCCACACAGGGCAAAGACCCGATGGTTGATTGGGATAACGACAAGCCTACCGTCGTTGCACTACGTGAAATCGAAGAAGGATTAGTAAACCGCGGCAACGTCGATCGCCTCGGTCAAGTCGTTGAAGACGATATGGGTTACGCTGAATAATATTTGTTCAGTCTTTTTTAGTAAGCTACCGCCTTTCACAGCTGTGAGGCGGTAGCTTTCTTTTATGTGTTCTATTATTCTCAATAGAAGGCATTTTCAAAGGTTTTGCAACGTTAAAACCGAATATTCCTAAGGCATTAAGTCTTGCCGGCTTAATAATAGTTGAGTCAATGTGCGTCATTACTGACGAGTATTCATTTCGAATGGCGGAGAAGTTAGATTGTATTTGTTCGCAGGTTTAAAAGAACAGCTGGAAACCTACCTCGATAGCGAGCCAGTCGCGCAGGTGCAAGAAGCCTATATTCTTGCTCGCGACGCTCACCAGGGGCAATTGCGCTCATCTGGCGATCCTTACATTACTCATCCGGTTGCTGTGGCACGAATCTTGGCCGAATATCACTTTGATCCGCAAACCATAATGGCTGCTTTGCTGCACGACGTTATCGAAGATTGCGACGTCTCGAAGGAACAGTTAGCGGAGCAGTTTGGCAATCAAGTAGCCGACTTAGTTGAAGGGGTGAGTAAGCTAACACAAATCAAATTTCGCACTCGTGCCGAAGCGCAAGCGGAAAACTTCCGCAAAATGATGATGGCGATGGTGCAAGATATTCGAGTGATTTTGATCAAACTTGCTGACCGACTCCACAATATGCGCACCCTCGGCTCACTTCGTCCAGACAAACGACGTCGCATAGCCAATGAGACCCTCGAGATCTATGCGCCTATTGCATTGCGATTGGGTATGTACGGTATTCGTGGCGAGCTTGAAGATCTGGGTTTTGCGGCTCGTTACCCGGCGCGTTATCGCGTGTTAAAAGAGTCGGTCAAGAAAGCTCGGGGTAACCGCAAAGAAATCGTTAATACTATAATTGAAACGATACAAGAACGACTCGAGGCCGATGTTTTACACGCCCGCGTACTGGGTCGAGAGAAAGACCTGTTCAGTATTTATCGTAAGATGAAAGAGAAGCGCAGTTCGTTCAATGAAGTCATGGATGTTTACGCGTTTCGAGTGATTTGTGATTCAGAAGATACGTGCTATCGAATTTTAGGCTTCTTGCACAGTTTATACATTCCAGTGCCTGGGCGCTTTAAAGATTACATTGCCATTCCTAAAGCGAATGGCTATCAAAGTTTGCACACAACCTTGAAGGGCCCACACGGGCTGCATATTGAAGTGCAAATTCGCACCGAGTCGATGGAGCAAATGGCCGAAAACGGCGTTGCCGCGCATTGGTTATATAAGTCAAATAACGACTCAAATCCAGCGGAATTAAAAGCTCGCGAATGGATGAAAAGTTTAATGGAGTTACAGAGCCGAGCAGGCGACTCCATGGAGTTTATTGAAAACGTTAAAATTGACTTATTCCCAGATGAAGTCTTTGTCTTCACTCCCAACGGTTCCATTATTGTATTGCCGCATGGCGCCACGCCCATCGACTTTGCCTATGCGATTCATACCGATGTCGGTAATAGTTGTATCGCGTGTAAGATCGATCGGCAAATCATGCCGCTAAGTACTCCGCTAATCAATGGCAGCACCGTTGAAATTATTACCGCCCCCGGAGCGAAACCAAACCCGAGTTGGTTAAGTTTTGTGATTACCGGAAAAGCGCGCGCGAACATTCGTCACTTCTTAAAACATCTTCGTCAAGACGAAGCGATTGAACTGGGTGAGCGACTGCTTGAGCGGGCATTAGGTGAACATACGCTTAAAGATTTTAGTGATGACACTAAACAAAAACTTGCGACCAATATTCGACATAAATCGTTCGATGATGTACTCGCAGAAATTGGCTTAGGCCGATTGGCAAGCATTGTGATTGCGCATCGATTAATGCCAAAACAAGATACTGAGTCAGAACAAGATTCGAATGATCAAAAGCCGTTAGCGATTCGTGGAACCGAAGGCTTATTGGTGAGCTACGCTAAGTGTTGTCATCCCATTCCTTACGAACCTATCGTTGCTTTTGTTTCAGCAGGACGCGGTATTATTATTCATCGCGCTGATTGTAAGAATGTGGCCAAACATCAGTCCGATGATCACAAATACATGCCCGTACAATGGGAAGAGAACATTGCCGGCGAGTTTACCGTTGAACTGAAAATTGTGGTGTTTAACGAGCGTGGAGTGTTGGCACGCGTGACCAGTGTGATTGCTGATGCAGAAGCCAATATAGTAAATATTGATATTGATCCACAAGATGGCGTGACTAATATTTTGAACTTTACCATGACCGTACGCGATCGTTTGCATCTGGCGAATATCATACGAAAAGTTCGACGACATAAATTTGTTAATAAAATAATGCGCAGTAAGTAACTGCACTCATTTGAAATTAGAGTAAGACGAATTCTAGAAAAGGAATGATGATGACTAAAGAGATTATTTCAACTGATCAAGCACCTGCGGCAATCGGCACCTATTCTCAAGCGACCAAAGTTGGAAATACGGTGTATTTTTCAGGTCAAATTCCTTTGGACCCAGTGACCATGGAACTGAAAAACGCAAGCATTGAAGAGCAGATTCATCAGGTGTTTAAAAACCTTGCTGCTGTTGCAGAAGCGGGTGGCGGAAGTTTGAATGACATTGTTAAGCTCAATATATTTCTAACCGACTTGTCTTGCTTTGCAACCGTTAACAGCATTATGGCTGAGTACTTTGCTGAGCCTTATCCAGCACGTGCAGCGCTTGGAGTAAAAGAGTTACCAAAGGGCGCGAATGTTGAAATGGATGGCATAATGGTCGTTGGTTAAGTTTTTACGTTTTTTGCTGTAAAGTGCACTGGGTGAATTGATTATAAATAGAATCTTAAGGGTCTTAATTTTAGGCTTTTCAAGAACCTAAGTTTTCTTAACATTTTAATCTAGTCTAAAGCACTCTAAAGCATTCACAAGTCTTAGTCAGTTGGAAAGACCCATGAAAGAAAATCGTTTGGCACGAATTACGCAATTGCTTAATGATCGACAACCCGATCTAACCGTGTTGATGGATCAAGTGCATAAGCCGCATAATTTGGCCGCGGTGGTGCGCACCGCTGATGCGGTGGGCATTGGAGAAGTTCATGCGGTGAAAGCCGAAGGTCGACTGAATCGATGCAGTGGCACAGCGATGGGCAGTGATCGTTGGGTTAAAACGCACAGATACAATACCTTCAGTGATGCTATTGATGCAGTGAAAGGCCAGTCGATGCAAGTTTTAGCGGCTCATTTTTCAGATCGGGCGGTTGATTTTCGCAGTATTGATTACACCAAGCCGACTTGTATTCTCCTTGGAGCCGAAAAATATGGTGTCACCGATGAAGCTGCCGCAGCCGCTGATGAACACATTTTGATTCCTATGCTCGGAATGGTGCAGTCGTTAAATGTATCTGTGGCAAATGCCATTATTTTATACGAAGCTCAACGGCAACGAGAGCTAGCCGATATGTATGGAAAGCGAAGGATCCCTGACGATGATTATAAGCGCCTATGCTTTGAGTGGTTACACCCTCAAGTCATGCGGTTTTGTCAGAAACATAAAATACGCTATCCCGAGATAAATGAGTTTGGGGATATCGACGATCCTGAATGGCAAGCCTTAAGAAAGTCAGTTTAATTACTGGCTTTTTTTTTAAGGACTGTAATAAATTCATGTCGAGCAAGACATTAATAGTAAATTAGTTAGCAAGGTTAAACGTTTGGAAAATCTAACTCGAAATCATCATCTAGACTTTATCCGTGGCATTGCCGTATTGGGTATATTAATGATGAATATCCAGGCATTCTCGATGCCTCTGACCGCCTATGGTAACCCGACCAGTTATGGCGAGTTTTCTGACACCAATGTGTTAGCGTATTTATTCACTCACCTGCTTTTCGACCTTAAGTTTATGAGTATCTTTTCAACCTTGTTTGGCGTCGGTATAGCGATTTTTTGTGAGCGTGTTTCACAGCGAGAAGGCAGTGCTGGTCGCCGCCATTATCGACGCATGGGATGGTTGTTATTATTTGGACTCATCCATGCTTACTTCATTTGGTGGGGCGATATTCTAACGGCTTATGCGTTGGCCGGATGCCTTAGTTATTTAATGCTAAAGTCGACACAGAAAACCTTGTTAATCACTGCCGCGGGTTTGTTAGCGTTCTATTCGGCGTTTATGCTGTTGCAGGGATTAGTCATCCCTATTTTGCCAGAAGAGGAGGTTGCAAAAAGTATTCTACCCATGTGGCAGCCAACGGCAGAAGCTTTGGCTGAAGAATTAAATGCCTATCAAGGAACTTGGTACGAGTCGTTTGTTTTTAGAGTCGAGCAGACGCTAACGTTACAACCCTATTTGATTTTTTATTTACCGAGAATCATCGCCTTAAACTTAATTGGAATAGTGCTCTATCGCAGTGGCTTTTTTACGTTTGAGTGGCGAAAATCGACCTACCTGCTTTGGGCAATGGGTGGCATTGTCTGTGGTAGTTTGCTAACGGCGTTCGGTATTCAACAAAACTTTGCGCACAACTTTCATTGGTCATTTTCGATGGCTCATGGAATGCAGTTCAACTATTGGGGTAGCCTGTTCACCGCAATGGGATACTTGGCGTTATTCATGCTGATTTCTCAAACCTCTTCTGGGTTAGTCTCGCGTGGACTGCAAAGTGTTGGCCGTATGGCATTTACTAATTATATTTTGCAGTCTTTGCTGGCAACGACACTATTTTATGGCTTTGGTTTCGGATATTTTGGCCAAGTGGAACGACCGGAGCTCATTATGATTACTTTGGGAATTTGGTTAGTGATCGTCATTTTTTCGGTCATTTGGTTGCGAACATTTACTCAAGGCCCGTTAGAGCTTCTTTGGCGAAAATTAACCTATGGTGTTAGCTCGAAGCCGATGAACATCACTTAATATGAGCGATAGTTTAGAGGTATTGACTCAAATCATTCGACAAGGCGAGGCACTCGTAGACTGTCGAAGTCGGTCAGAATTTATTGAGCAACATTGCATGGGCAGCGTTAATATTCCTGCCTCAACGCTGTTTGATCGAATGCACGAGTTACCCGTAAAAAGTGCGACGATTCATCTCATTCTAGATCAATCGTCACAAGCGAGTGCGCTGCAGTTTTTTAACGAACGACATTTTAAAATCGGTCATCAATTTGATTGGTGCGCGTTAACCTCGTTGTCACATTTTATGGCCTCTAGTTTGCTCGAAACGGGAGCTGAAAACACTAAGTTTTGGCGGCCAGCACCTTTTATAGAGCAGGCTATTCAAAACCTAACGACCGAATGCGATTCTCAAAAGCAGATTCTTGATGTTGCTTGCGGAAGCGGTCGCGATGCCATTTATCTAGCGATGCTCGGTCATCAAGTTTATGGTGTCGATTATTCTGCAACCGCGCTGGCGCGAGCGCAACGCACAGCGGAGCATTACGAGACACAAGCTCACTGGGCCCAGCTGGATTTAGAAAAGGAATTAGCCAGTACTGGTCACATTCAACTGCCTAATGACTTTCCGGCAGCATTCGATCTCGTTATTGTCTGTCGTTATTTACACCGACCATTGTTGCCACTGATAAAAGGTTGGTTGAAGCCTGGAGGAGTAGTGGCTTATCAAACCTTTTTGGTAGGCTGCGAAAAGATTTCATCACCGAGAAACCCGAACTTTCTATTGGAACCCGGTGAATTAGCAAGCGTATTCAGTGACTTTACGATTAAGAGGAATGCGGTTGAGTGGCTTGCTGATGGTCGGCCGATGTCAGCATTTGTTGCACAAAAGCCTTACAATGTATAACTTGTGGTGATGTATAACTCGTGATGATGTAAAACTTGTGGTGATGTAAAACTTGTGGTGACGAAGGGCCAGCATGATAGAGTTACTTTGGTAAGTAACGGAGTCAATGTAATCATCTTTAATTAGCGGACTAAAACCAAAGTGCTAAGAAAAGTGGCAATTCAAAATCCAGATACTCAAAACATTTAAATACACAATGGGACTTAACACGATGAGCCTCCAGACTAAGTCAACGATCAAACAACGGTTTATTTTGACACCACTGCTATTGCTTCTGACCTCTATTGGATTGCATGCAGCTGAGGATGACGCAGAAAAAAATTCGAAACCGGCAAAAGATATTCAAGAACTGTCCAGTCGTATAGAAACAATTTTGAAAGAAACAAATACACCGGGTGCAGCGATATCTATTGTAGATAAGCAAGGTGAAAGACTGGTTGCCGGTTTTGGCGATGCAAATGTCGAAGAAGAAAGAAAAGCATCAGCTGAAACCTTATTCCGAATTGGTTCAGTCTCGAAGATGTTTGTTGCATTAGCGGCTTTACAGTTACAAGAAAAAGGACTGCTTGATTTAAATGCGAAGGTTAGCGATCTCGTTCCGGACGTTGAGTTTACTAATCCTTGGGAAGAGACCGATCCTGTTCGCGTTGTTCACCTGTTAGAGCACACTGCTGGATGGGATGACATTCATTTAACGGAATTTGCCAATAACGACCCAAGCCCACTGACTTTGAAGCAAGGGTTGGCGTTTCATCCACACTCCCGGGTCTCAAGATGGCGACCAGGTGAACGTATGTCCTATTCTAATTCAGGGCCTCCAGTGGTTGCTTACATTATTGAAAGTATTACGGGAGAGTCGTTTGAAGATTATGTGCAAAAAAATCTATTCGATGCTTTAGACATGAGCAGTGCAACCTATCGACAGCCACAAAATGAGTTTTTAACAGCAGCGCTGTACAGTGCAGGCAAACCAGTCGACTACTGGCACATATTGATGCGACCGTCAGGTGCCGTCAATGCTTCGGCGCGTGACATGGCAAAGTTGTTGAGTATGTTAATCCATCAGGGAGAGTTTAATGGCGAGCGTATTTTAAGCAAAGAGAGTCTTCGTCGGATGGAGCGACCAACCAGTTCCTTAGCCGTAAAAAGTGGCATGACGACGGGGTATGGTCTCGCTAATTATACGTCGTTGTTTAAGAACTTTGTCTTTCATGGTCACAATGGTGGAGTAGAAGGTGGCATTGCTGAACTTGCCTATGAGAATACCATTGGCGTTGGCTATTCAATCATTCTTAACAGCGACAAAGGTGAAACACTTAAGCAGATCAGTCAAGAAATTAAACGCTACATCACTTTCGGACATTCTGGACCAAAGCGACCAGAAACGACGAGTCTCGATGCCGAAACCGTACAGCGTTATGACGGTTATTATTTGCCAGTCAATCCGCGACAACAAGTGGCTTATTTTATGGATCCGTTAACCGGCACCGTGCGGTTCCAAGTTAGTACCGATAAAATTATCGTGAATGAGAACAGTGAAAAAGCTTACTTTCCTATCAATAATAAATTATTGCGACAACAAGAGCACAGTCGAGCAAGTATGGCTTTACTGGAAGATGACAGTGGACCTGTGATTCAACAAGGGACTCGATATTTTCAAAAGATTGCCTATTGGAAAGTGCTTTTGCTGAAATCGTTTTTTTGGTTATTCCTAGCCCTTATCGTGGCACATCTCATCTGGTTTTGGATCTGGCTCGTTCGCCGGTTGATGAAGTCTATTGCAGCAGGGCCTGCCACACGGATCAGAATACCGCCGTTTATCGCGGCACTTTCGGTTGTACTTTTTATGATTTTTATTATCGTTGCAGAAGGCAGTGGCGTATTGCAAACCTTGGGTAATCCGACCATGACGGCATGGTTACTGTGCGGGTCCACCCTTTTATTCGCTTTAGCCAGTGTTGCATCGGTTATCGCGTGCATTCGCTATTGGCAATATGACATTAATATCGTCACGCGTTACTTTTGTGCATTGTCCAGCTTCGTTTTTTTCGTCGCGACTGCGTACCTACTTTGGTTTGGCGTTATCGGACTGCGCACGTTTGCGTAATGATCAATTGATGATAGAGAACGAGATGTAAACCGATGGAGGTGTCGATACTTGAAGAGACTTTAGATTGGCTCGCTATTAATAAGCCTATCGATTCTTCAATACATAGCGAACAAGGTGTTGGCCTAATCGCAGAGCTTAAGCATCGGCTTAATTTGGAGTTCTTAGCACCCGTACATCGATTAGATAAAGTCACCTCGGGTGTCCTTCTTTTAGCGAAAAATAGTCAAGCTGCGGCACAATTGTCGCAGCAATTCGCCGATCGAGAGGTCAATAAAATTTACATAGCTTTAACTGAAGGGAAGCCGAATAAAAAACAAGGGTGTATTAAGGGCGATATGGAGCCTGCGAGAAATGGTAACTGGATGTTGACCCGCAAGTGTTCAAATCCGGCGATTACGTATTTTTATAGTCTGGGCTATCAACATGGTGTGCGCCTTGCTTTGCTGAAGCCTGTGACGGGTAAAACACATCAACTGAGAGTGGCGATGAAAAGTAATGGCGCACCAATTTTAGGAGATACTCGCTATGGCAAAAAAGACAATGCCAGCGATCGCTGCTATTTGCATCACTATTGTTTGACGTTTAACGATCATGGCCAACGCCATCAGATTAAGGCTCCGTTTCTCAGTGGCCGTTATTTTTTAGAGACTGAACTACACACTCTAATTGAAGAGCAGCTTGAAAAGGTAGGGTGGTAACCTTTACAAGGAAATCGGTACAAGGAAATCGGTACAAGGAAATCGTTACAAGGACATCGTTAAAAGGTCTTCATTAAAAGATCATCGTTGAACGATAATGGTTAAAAGCAGGGTAATCAAACTTCAGTCTGCGAATATTCAAACGTCGAGGAAATAAAATGAAAAGTCATTGTTTATATTTAATCGTCACTCTTGTTATTGCCTGCGGTGTATCTGCGTCGGACAATAAATTTAACACCGGACCTTTGATTAAACAGTATGGACCGAACGCAACGGTTGAAACGACTTTTAAATTTCCCGAAACAACAGGGTTCAAAGTCGCTTTTGATCTCGCTGATGCAGGACCCGATGACGACGTTAATCGACGAATCAATTCTCTCGCGCGCTTTCTTAATATGCATGTTCAAGCGGGCGTCAATCCAGACAATATTGAATTAGCTTTGGTTGTGCATGGTAAGGCTTTGCATGACTTATTGAATGACCAAGCGTCGAAAAATAAGCTTTCTCGTCGCAATCCAAACAAGCCTTTAATTGAGGAATTAATGAAGCATAATGTGTCGTTTATTGTATGCGGCCAATCGTCGACTTATTACGACATTGCGAATGATGAGTTTCTACCGGGTGTGAAAGTTGCTTTATCTGCAATGACCGCTCATGCTCTATTGCAACAACAAGGCTATACCCTGAATCCATTTTAAGGAGGACGAAATGCAGCGTCGAGAGTTTTTAACGTTAGTGTTAGGCAGTGCTGCGACGGGTTGTCTGGCATCATCGAATTGGCGCACTGCAGTTCCGCTACCCTTGGCGACTCAAGAAATCTATCCGGTTTTGCATGATGACTTATTAGTGGTCGCCGGAGGATTATCTCGTTCGAATGCTGGTGAACTAGTTATGTCAGATAAGGTTTTCGGCTTCCCATTCTTGGCAACGCAAGCCAAACCGGTTGAATGGATAGAGTTACCCAATTTACCGCAGCCGAGCCATCATGTTATGTTGCAGAGTCTCAACCAACGCCTATTTGCGCTAAGCGGATTTTCTGCGAACAACAGCGGGCAATGGTCAGCCAGCACTCGCGTTTTAGAGTTGCGAGGAAACGCATGGACATCATTAGCATCGATGCCTTTTCCATTGTGCGAAACGGTTTCTGCCATCCATCAAGGTCGCATTCATTTAGCAACGGGCCGACGTCCAACCGCCTTAAAAAATAGTCAGTGGAAAGATCATAACGACGTTGCTGAGCATTTAATCTTTGATGTTGCGAACAATGAATGGTCTGTTGGTACGGCAGCACCAACCGCGCGAAACAGTGCGGCGGCTGCAGTGGTCAATCATCATTGGCATATTATTGGTGGTCGTACGGTCGCTGGCGGCAATCTAGCAACGCATGAAGTGTATGACTTCGATTCGAAAAAATGGGACGTCCGAGCGCCATTACCTGACGCGCAAGGAGGTCTTGCCGCTGCCGCTGTGAATAACAATCTGTATGTCTTTGGTGGTGAATATTTTACTCAAGGTGGCGGAGTCTATTCTGCCGTTTGGTGCTATGACACAACGACCGATCGTTGGGAAAAAGTGAGTGAGATGCCGGTGCCTCGACATGGATTAGGGGCCATCGCGGTCGAAGATGAGATTTATGTTATTGCCGGCGCCGCCAAAGCAGGAGCAAATCAAACGAGTAAGCGAGTCAGTATTTTTAAACCCTAAAAATACTGAAAACATGGTTCTATTACCGTCATATGTCAACCAAGTTCGCCGAGTATCGTTAGCGAATACTAGAGATTCTGTAATCGATGGAGAATGTTAAATGTTTCTGTTTAATACGGTCGATGGTCGGCAGTATTTTGATGTTACTCGACTTTCACAGTTATTATGTTTGCCCTACCGTTCGGCGAAAAAGTGCAGCATAGGATTAGCACTAGGTTCTTTCTTTGCGCTTATGGTTGGGTGTAAAGACACCACTAAAGAGGATTTTATGCCATCTCAAAAAAGTGATTTTGTTAACCATACTTTTTCTGCTGCCTTGGCGTTTGAAGATAATTTTGGTCAAGTGGCGTCTAACTTTAATCAAGGTGAATCCTTTTATTTAATTTTTACTCTGACTAACCAATCGAGCAGCGATCAACAAATTGATTTTTCCAGTTCACAAAGACTTCGAGCGGTTGTTCAAAATGCGAATGAAGACATCGTGTATGATTTTGATAGCAGAGTTATGTACGCCCAAGTCTTGGGACGTGAATTACTCGCGCCAGGTGAACAACGCCGGTTTGTCGTATCTATGTCAACCAACGATTTCTCGGTTGGCGAGTTTACGGTGACGGCCGCAATAGCATTGTCGGATTTGAGTAATGATGAGTTGCTAGATAATGAAATAACTCAGTTTGAAAGTAGAAACACCTTTTCAGTTCAGTAGTGTTTGAGCATGGTAAGTCAAAGCTTACCATGCTCGATTATTGCTAAGGTTGTAATTTAAACTCTAACGTGTACTGCGCACCTTTCTTACCTTCTGGTTTAAATCGCCATTGTGTGAATGCCTTGGTCGCCTCTGCTTCAAAAGTGTTTGTCGGTTGCGCTTCAATTATTTCGATATTCTGCGGGGCGCCCGAGGCATCGATATCGAATTTAAATTTTACATAGCCTTCGACACCTTCCATTGCGGCCTGCCTCGGATAGAGTGGGTTAACGATCGAAGAAACGGTTGTCTCGCTTTCCACTTGAGACATTGCACTGATTGAGAGTGCAAATATTACTGACCCTAATAAGCTTAATAGTGGAAGTCCTTTGCTTTGTTTCATCATTTTGATGTTCATTATTCGCTCCTTGGTTAGCGAGGGTTGCGCACAATGTGCAGTGAG from Pleionea litopenaei includes:
- a CDS encoding type II toxin-antitoxin system HipA family toxin; this encodes MSFKPIQKLNVTRTLSSGKQISVGVLAQNRQGVFFQYTDDYLQQFGNLSPFTLQANTLVQAAPKAPHQGVHGVFGDCLPDGWGMLLQDRIFRQKGILPNQLTAMDRLAFVGDKGMGALSFSPVSEFSATTYADIDLATLGLEAQTLFDASMSDYMDDNHDELDGHTQQVLAALVAGGSSGGARPKAQIYMPAGETQHCRTFAQLGDEAWLVKFTSKNLALGHEEGLCEAVYLQMAEQAKCQPPVWQLIEAPPTSGASAWLALKRFDYVTEQADLGRKRSAGRLHMHSACGLLDVDFRTPSLDYIDLIKASRQLCKSPAAGQLQFRRAVFNLLSSNQDDHSKNWAFLQADDGQWDPAPFYDVTYSPHPFNEHATAFGGYGKAPPLKVMQKLATSAGFANWHDARQVIEEVAEAISQFTYLAQQQGISKTTVSAIAKTLDQRKQENAALFQ
- a CDS encoding helix-turn-helix domain-containing protein — protein: MDITVSIWSLRMNFTLLDDTDVSQAYAAYLRELRKQAKLSRAALAERSCVPAATIKKFELTGQISFRQLLLLWQTLDSLDRLYQLTQLSKERAAIPTSIDEVLKDEF
- the gmk gene encoding guanylate kinase, encoding MTNSGTLYIVSAPSGAGKTSLLKAMITDTDGVRISVSHTTRQQRAGEVDGQDYHFVAVAEFQQMISDGAFLEYAQVFDNYYGTSRQSVQQQLDEGIDVILEIDWQGARQIRQLMPKARSIFILPPSREALAERLQGRGQDDQSVIERRMAAAKEEMSHFNEYDYLLINDDFDVAKQELAAIFIAERQMMASQTQRHEQLINNLLA
- the rpoZ gene encoding DNA-directed RNA polymerase subunit omega — its product is MARVTVQDAVDKIGNRFDLVLVSSKRARQLATQGKDPMVDWDNDKPTVVALREIEEGLVNRGNVDRLGQVVEDDMGYAE
- the spoT gene encoding bifunctional GTP diphosphokinase/guanosine-3',5'-bis pyrophosphate 3'-pyrophosphohydrolase, giving the protein MYLFAGLKEQLETYLDSEPVAQVQEAYILARDAHQGQLRSSGDPYITHPVAVARILAEYHFDPQTIMAALLHDVIEDCDVSKEQLAEQFGNQVADLVEGVSKLTQIKFRTRAEAQAENFRKMMMAMVQDIRVILIKLADRLHNMRTLGSLRPDKRRRIANETLEIYAPIALRLGMYGIRGELEDLGFAARYPARYRVLKESVKKARGNRKEIVNTIIETIQERLEADVLHARVLGREKDLFSIYRKMKEKRSSFNEVMDVYAFRVICDSEDTCYRILGFLHSLYIPVPGRFKDYIAIPKANGYQSLHTTLKGPHGLHIEVQIRTESMEQMAENGVAAHWLYKSNNDSNPAELKAREWMKSLMELQSRAGDSMEFIENVKIDLFPDEVFVFTPNGSIIVLPHGATPIDFAYAIHTDVGNSCIACKIDRQIMPLSTPLINGSTVEIITAPGAKPNPSWLSFVITGKARANIRHFLKHLRQDEAIELGERLLERALGEHTLKDFSDDTKQKLATNIRHKSFDDVLAEIGLGRLASIVIAHRLMPKQDTESEQDSNDQKPLAIRGTEGLLVSYAKCCHPIPYEPIVAFVSAGRGIIIHRADCKNVAKHQSDDHKYMPVQWEENIAGEFTVELKIVVFNERGVLARVTSVIADAEANIVNIDIDPQDGVTNILNFTMTVRDRLHLANIIRKVRRHKFVNKIMRSK
- a CDS encoding RidA family protein, producing MTKEIISTDQAPAAIGTYSQATKVGNTVYFSGQIPLDPVTMELKNASIEEQIHQVFKNLAAVAEAGGGSLNDIVKLNIFLTDLSCFATVNSIMAEYFAEPYPARAALGVKELPKGANVEMDGIMVVG